One part of the Streptomyces nigra genome encodes these proteins:
- a CDS encoding carbon-nitrogen family hydrolase produces MRASLLQIDVNEDESVESRRVRVASLVREQAGADLVVLPELWTTGAFAYEGFGTEAEPLEGPTYEAMAKAASDAGVWLHAGSVPERDPDGPLYNTSLVFSPSGDLAAAYRKIHRFGFDKGEAVLMGAGRDLVTVRLPDTTLGLATCYDLRFPELFRGLVDAGAETLVIPAGWPERRRAHWTLLAQARAVENQAYVLACGTAGTHAGVPQAGHSIVVDPWGEVLAQAGPGEEVLTVEFDPGRVAVTRDQFPALKDRVLGLDPPRR; encoded by the coding sequence GTGCGCGCCTCTTTGCTCCAGATCGACGTGAATGAGGACGAATCGGTGGAATCGCGCCGGGTGAGGGTCGCCTCCCTGGTACGAGAACAAGCCGGAGCGGATCTCGTCGTCCTGCCCGAGCTGTGGACCACCGGCGCCTTCGCCTACGAGGGGTTCGGCACCGAGGCCGAACCGCTCGAGGGACCCACGTACGAGGCGATGGCCAAGGCCGCGAGCGACGCCGGTGTCTGGCTGCACGCCGGGTCCGTCCCCGAGCGCGACCCGGACGGTCCGCTCTACAACACCTCGCTGGTCTTCTCCCCCTCCGGCGACCTCGCCGCCGCCTACCGCAAGATCCACCGGTTCGGCTTCGACAAGGGCGAGGCCGTCCTGATGGGCGCCGGCCGGGATCTCGTGACGGTCCGGCTGCCCGACACCACCCTGGGCCTCGCCACCTGCTACGACCTGCGCTTCCCCGAACTCTTCCGCGGCCTCGTCGACGCCGGCGCCGAGACCCTTGTGATCCCCGCCGGCTGGCCGGAGCGCCGCCGGGCGCACTGGACGCTGCTCGCCCAGGCCCGCGCGGTGGAGAACCAGGCGTATGTGCTCGCCTGCGGAACGGCCGGGACGCACGCGGGAGTTCCACAGGCCGGCCACTCCATCGTCGTGGACCCCTGGGGCGAGGTGCTGGCCCAGGCCGGACCCGGCGAAGAGGTCCTCACCGTGGAGTTCGACCCCGGCCGGGTCGCGGTGACACGGGATCAGTTCCCGGCCCTGAAGGACCGGGTGCTCGGGCTCGACCCGCCCCGGCGCTGA
- a CDS encoding LURP-one-related/scramblase family protein, with protein sequence MRFLVRDRLLGFGDDYWIEDDRGNKVFLVDGKAMRVRDTFELKDVQGRVLIDIRQKMFALRDTMVIERDGRPLATIRRKRLSLLRNHYRVALADGSTELDVSGRILDREFAVEYDRELLAVVSRRWLHVRETYGVDVVREDADPALLIAVAVCVIHLAEKERGDD encoded by the coding sequence ATGAGATTTCTCGTGCGGGACCGGCTGCTCGGCTTCGGTGACGACTACTGGATCGAGGACGACCGGGGAAACAAGGTCTTCCTCGTCGACGGCAAGGCCATGCGGGTGCGGGACACCTTCGAGCTGAAGGACGTGCAGGGCCGCGTCCTCATCGACATCCGGCAGAAGATGTTCGCCCTGCGCGACACCATGGTGATCGAGCGGGACGGCCGGCCGCTGGCGACGATCCGGCGCAAGCGGCTGTCGCTGCTGCGCAACCACTACCGGGTGGCCCTCGCGGACGGCAGCACCGAGCTCGATGTCAGCGGCAGGATCCTCGACCGGGAGTTCGCCGTCGAGTACGACAGGGAACTGCTCGCCGTGGTCTCGCGCCGCTGGCTGCACGTCCGGGAGACGTACGGCGTGGACGTGGTGCGCGAGGACGCCGACCCGGCGCTGCTGATCGCGGTGGCGGTGTGTGTGATCCACCTGGCGGAGAAGGAGCGCGGGGACGACTGA
- a CDS encoding NHL domain-containing thioredoxin family protein, which yields MTDRAPRHARVRAPELTGAGGWLNTGGRPYTLAELRGRIVILDFWTSGCVNCLHAIDELRELEAKHRDTVVVVGVHSPKFAHEAEHTAVADAVERYGVEHPVLDDPELVTWRQYAVRAWPTLAVIDPEGYVVAQLSGEGHADAIGRLVAELEAEHTAKGTLRRGDGPYVAPEPEPTVLRYPGKVMALPGGGFLVSDTTRHRLVEFAEDGESVVRRIGSGARGFTDGPAEAASFAEPQGLALLPDGSVVVADTVNHALRRLDLATGAVTTLAGTGRPWRRGAATTGPARQADLSSPWDVAVFAGRVWIAMAGVHQLWTYDPAADTVAVAAGTANEGLVDGPADEAWFAQPSGLAVSPDGERLWVADAETSALRWVDRDGVVRTAVGTGLFDFGYRDGPAGQALLQHPLGVTALPDGSVAVSDTYNQALRRYDPATGELSTLATDLREPSDAVTVGADIVVVESARHRLTRLRLPEDALEGAAERRTRRDVMDVAGEVVLDVVFEAPAGQRADDRYGPPARLLVSATPPELLRTGEGAGTSLSRALVFDPSAGPGVLRVSATVVSCDDDPEIPYPACHVHRRDWDVPVRPAARGAERLPLVFAEPDAQTP from the coding sequence ATGACCGACCGAGCACCCCGGCACGCCCGCGTCCGCGCCCCCGAGCTGACCGGCGCGGGCGGCTGGCTCAACACGGGCGGCCGCCCCTACACCCTGGCCGAGCTGCGCGGACGCATCGTGATCCTCGACTTCTGGACGTCCGGCTGCGTCAACTGCCTGCACGCCATCGACGAACTGCGTGAGCTGGAGGCGAAGCACCGGGACACCGTCGTCGTGGTCGGCGTGCACTCGCCGAAGTTCGCGCACGAGGCCGAGCACACCGCCGTCGCCGACGCCGTGGAGCGGTACGGCGTCGAGCATCCCGTCCTGGACGATCCGGAGCTGGTGACCTGGCGGCAGTACGCGGTGCGGGCGTGGCCGACGCTCGCGGTGATCGACCCGGAGGGGTACGTCGTCGCGCAGCTCTCCGGCGAGGGACACGCCGACGCCATCGGACGGCTGGTGGCCGAGCTGGAGGCCGAGCACACGGCGAAGGGCACGCTGCGGCGCGGGGACGGGCCGTACGTGGCGCCGGAACCGGAGCCGACCGTGCTGCGCTACCCCGGCAAGGTCATGGCGCTGCCCGGCGGCGGGTTCCTGGTCAGCGACACCACCCGGCACCGGCTCGTGGAGTTCGCCGAGGACGGCGAGAGCGTCGTACGGCGGATCGGCTCCGGTGCGCGCGGGTTCACCGACGGCCCCGCGGAGGCGGCGTCGTTCGCCGAGCCGCAGGGCCTGGCGCTCCTGCCCGACGGGTCGGTGGTGGTCGCCGACACCGTCAACCACGCGCTGCGCCGCCTCGACCTCGCGACCGGCGCCGTCACGACGCTCGCGGGCACCGGACGCCCGTGGCGGCGGGGCGCGGCCACGACGGGCCCGGCGCGGCAGGCGGACCTGTCCTCACCCTGGGACGTGGCGGTGTTCGCCGGGCGGGTGTGGATCGCGATGGCGGGCGTCCACCAGCTGTGGACGTACGACCCGGCGGCGGACACCGTCGCGGTGGCGGCGGGGACGGCGAACGAGGGGCTGGTCGACGGCCCGGCGGACGAGGCGTGGTTCGCCCAGCCGTCGGGGCTCGCGGTGTCACCGGACGGCGAACGGCTGTGGGTGGCCGACGCGGAGACCAGCGCGCTGCGCTGGGTGGACCGGGACGGCGTGGTCCGTACGGCGGTCGGCACCGGGCTGTTCGACTTCGGGTACCGCGACGGCCCGGCCGGGCAGGCACTGCTCCAGCATCCGCTGGGCGTCACGGCGCTCCCGGACGGCTCGGTCGCGGTCTCCGACACCTACAACCAGGCGCTGCGCCGCTACGACCCGGCGACCGGTGAACTCTCCACGCTCGCCACGGATCTGCGGGAGCCGTCGGACGCGGTGACGGTGGGCGCGGACATCGTGGTCGTGGAGTCGGCCCGGCACCGGCTGACCCGGCTGCGGCTGCCGGAGGACGCCCTGGAGGGCGCGGCGGAACGCCGAACGCGGCGGGACGTCATGGACGTGGCCGGCGAGGTCGTGCTGGACGTGGTCTTCGAGGCCCCGGCGGGGCAGCGGGCGGACGACCGGTACGGGCCGCCGGCCCGGCTGCTGGTGTCCGCGACGCCCCCGGAGCTGCTGCGCACGGGCGAGGGCGCGGGGACGTCGCTCTCCCGCGCCCTCGTGTTCGACCCGTCCGCCGGGCCGGGCGTCCTGCGTGTCTCGGCGACGGTCGTGTCCTGCGACGACGACCCCGAGATCCCGTATCCGGCCTGCCATGTGCACCGGCGCGACTGGGACGTCCCCGTCCGGCCGGCCGCCCGGGGCGCCGAGCGTCTGCCACTGGTGTTCGCGGAGCCGGACGCTCAGACGCCGTAG
- a CDS encoding DUF6458 family protein has product MGLGGCIILIAAGAILTFATDWEMDGVNLDLVGVILMIVGLIGVTTFSSIARRKRVVVPPATPVVGEEPHRRDGYSDGYGV; this is encoded by the coding sequence ATGGGCCTCGGCGGGTGCATCATCCTCATCGCCGCGGGAGCCATCCTCACGTTCGCGACCGACTGGGAGATGGACGGGGTGAACCTCGACCTGGTCGGGGTCATCCTGATGATCGTGGGCCTGATCGGCGTCACGACCTTCAGCAGCATCGCCCGGCGCAAGCGCGTGGTGGTGCCGCCCGCGACCCCGGTCGTCGGCGAAGAACCCCACCGGCGGGACGGCTACAGCGACGGCTACGGCGTCTGA
- a CDS encoding M18 family aminopeptidase: MSAPPRFDRGHTDDLMSFLAASPSPYHAVANTAERLEKAGFRQVAETDAWDGSSGGKYVLRGGAIVAWYVPEGAAPHTPFRIVGAHTDSPNLRVKPLPDTGAHGWRQVAVEIYGGPLLNSWLDRDLGLAGRLTLRDGSTRLVNVDRPLLRVPQLAIHLDRAVSTDGLKLDKQRHLQPVWGLGDVRDGDLIAFLEETAGIAPGEVTGWDLMVHSVEPPAYLGRDKELLAGPRMDNLLSVHAGTAALTSVAGSGAGLPCIPVLAAFDHEENGSQSDTGADGPLLGGVLERSVFARGGSYEDKARAFAGTVCLSSDTGHAVHPNYAERHDPTHHPRVNGGPILKVNVNNRYATDGSGRAVWAAACEKADVPFQSFVSNNSMPCGTTIGPITAARHGIRTVDIGVAILSMHSARELCGVDDPWLLANSLAAFLEG; the protein is encoded by the coding sequence ATGAGCGCACCCCCCCGCTTCGACCGCGGCCACACCGACGACCTCATGTCCTTCCTCGCGGCGAGCCCGTCGCCGTACCACGCCGTGGCGAACACCGCCGAACGGCTCGAGAAGGCCGGCTTCCGCCAGGTCGCCGAGACGGACGCCTGGGACGGGTCGAGCGGCGGCAAGTACGTGCTGCGCGGCGGGGCGATCGTCGCCTGGTACGTCCCCGAGGGCGCGGCGCCCCACACGCCGTTCCGGATCGTCGGCGCCCACACCGACTCCCCCAACCTCCGGGTCAAGCCGCTCCCCGACACCGGTGCGCACGGCTGGCGCCAGGTCGCCGTCGAGATCTACGGCGGACCGCTGCTCAACTCCTGGCTCGACCGCGACCTCGGCCTCGCCGGCCGGCTCACCCTGCGGGACGGCTCGACCCGGCTGGTCAACGTCGACCGGCCGCTGCTGCGCGTCCCCCAGCTCGCCATCCACCTCGACCGCGCGGTGTCCACGGACGGCCTCAAGCTCGACAAGCAGCGCCATCTGCAGCCCGTGTGGGGCCTCGGCGACGTCCGCGACGGCGACCTGATCGCCTTCCTGGAGGAGACCGCCGGCATCGCCCCCGGCGAGGTCACCGGCTGGGACCTGATGGTCCACTCCGTCGAGCCCCCCGCCTACCTGGGCCGCGACAAGGAGCTGCTGGCCGGCCCGCGCATGGACAACCTGCTCTCCGTCCACGCCGGGACCGCCGCACTGACCTCCGTGGCCGGCTCCGGCGCCGGGCTGCCCTGCATCCCGGTGCTCGCCGCCTTCGACCACGAGGAGAACGGCTCCCAGAGCGACACCGGCGCCGACGGCCCGCTGCTCGGCGGCGTCCTGGAGCGCTCGGTGTTCGCGCGCGGCGGCTCGTACGAGGACAAGGCGCGCGCCTTCGCCGGCACCGTCTGTCTCTCCTCGGACACCGGCCACGCCGTGCACCCCAACTACGCCGAGCGGCACGACCCCACGCACCACCCGCGCGTCAACGGCGGCCCGATCCTCAAGGTCAACGTCAACAACCGCTACGCCACGGACGGTTCGGGCCGTGCGGTGTGGGCGGCGGCCTGCGAGAAGGCGGACGTCCCCTTCCAGTCGTTCGTCTCCAACAACTCCATGCCGTGCGGCACCACCATCGGTCCGATCACCGCCGCGCGGCACGGCATCCGCACCGTCGACATCGGCGTGGCCATCCTCTCCATGCACAGCGCACGGGAGTTGTGCGGCGTCGACGACCCGTGGCTGCTCGCGAACTCCCTGGCGGCGTTCCTGGAGGGGTAG